In Planctomycetota bacterium, a genomic segment contains:
- a CDS encoding response regulator, with protein sequence MKKILVVDDDIAILGVLDRLLSKKGYKIISASDGATALVKVMEQSPDLVILDYKMTLVGGLEVLRKTKAFNGKIKIIMLTGFATEGLEKSARDFGADGFLEKGIPTDSLVKSIEAML encoded by the coding sequence ATGAAAAAGATATTAGTAGTTGATGATGATATCGCCATCCTGGGCGTCTTAGACCGCCTGCTCAGCAAAAAGGGATATAAAATAATTTCGGCATCAGACGGTGCAACCGCCTTGGTAAAGGTAATGGAACAATCGCCTGATTTGGTAATCCTCGATTATAAAATGACCCTGGTAGGCGGGCTTGAGGTATTAAGGAAGACAAAGGCGTTTAACGGCAAAATCAAAATAATCATGCTGACCGGCTTTGCCACCGAGGGACTGGAAAAAAGCGCCCGCGATTTCGGTGCGGACGGATTCCTGGAAAAAGGAATACCGACCGATTCATTGGTTAAATCTATTGAAGCTATGCTCTAA
- a CDS encoding tetratricopeptide repeat protein, translated as MTNKIFILCVLCASAAIITGCGIPPPLAAENPYLAGAKEYETSGDYDKAINEYTLAIGHDINNALLYQCRGDAYAKKGHDDLAISDYTRAIALHPEFYFAYYSRGICYRNKKDYDSAIADQSRALELKPDFAQSYCERGWSYHAKCSYDMAMDDFRKALELDPHNNKAQKTKDTLEKMIKTSDPQE; from the coding sequence ATGACCAACAAAATATTTATTCTCTGTGTTCTCTGTGCCTCTGCGGCAATCATTACTGGATGCGGCATTCCCCCGCCGCTTGCTGCGGAAAACCCCTACCTTGCCGGAGCAAAAGAATATGAAACCAGCGGCGACTACGACAAGGCGATTAACGAATACACCCTGGCAATCGGGCATGATATCAATAATGCGCTCCTTTACCAGTGCCGCGGCGATGCCTACGCCAAAAAAGGGCATGATGACCTGGCGATTTCCGATTATACCAGGGCCATCGCGCTTCACCCGGAATTCTATTTCGCCTATTACTCGCGCGGAATCTGCTACCGAAATAAAAAGGATTATGATTCGGCCATCGCCGACCAGTCCAGGGCGCTCGAACTCAAACCGGACTTTGCACAATCATACTGCGAACGGGGATGGTCATATCACGCCAAATGCTCGTATGATATGGCAATGGACGATTTCAGGAAGGCGCTGGAATTAGACCCGCATAATAACAAGGCGCAAAAGACCAAGGATACATTGGAAAAAATGATAAAGACAAGCGACCCGCAGGAATGA
- a CDS encoding GIY-YIG nuclease family protein, whose translation MDSKTIHLKFEVCRREPNIGKIPEKPGIYVVYECSHAILADTLDLLDVVYIGSATNANGRIAHHEKWTEWRKHCGDSNQLCFFFAPIAKDRKRTEAALIYKHKPPVNDEYKHEFPFGETTIILSGKTGLLRTYFTVR comes from the coding sequence ATGGACAGCAAAACGATACATCTTAAGTTCGAAGTGTGCCGGCGCGAACCGAATATCGGGAAAATCCCCGAAAAGCCCGGCATCTACGTCGTCTATGAATGTTCGCACGCCATCTTGGCGGATACCCTCGACCTGCTCGATGTGGTTTATATCGGCTCGGCGACTAATGCCAACGGACGGATTGCGCATCACGAGAAATGGACCGAATGGAGAAAGCATTGCGGCGATTCAAACCAGCTCTGCTTCTTTTTCGCGCCGATTGCGAAAGACAGGAAAAGGACCGAGGCCGCGCTTATCTACAAGCATAAGCCGCCGGTTAATGATGAATACAAGCATGAATTCCCGTTCGGGGAAACCACGATAATCCTTAGCGGCAAGACCGGATTGTTGCGCACGTATTTTACGGTCAGATGA
- a CDS encoding winged helix-turn-helix domain-containing protein, translating to MKKMQKEIGENAGKLWHVLGKNGEVPLANLPKLTSLKEAEAYLAAGWLARENKVRFNNKNKNHYVALTEGELNAYKRTSSK from the coding sequence GTGAAAAAGATGCAAAAGGAAATCGGGGAAAATGCCGGCAAGCTCTGGCATGTTCTGGGCAAAAACGGGGAAGTCCCTTTGGCGAACCTTCCCAAATTAACCAGCCTTAAAGAGGCGGAGGCCTATCTGGCCGCCGGCTGGTTGGCGCGGGAAAACAAGGTCAGGTTCAACAATAAGAACAAAAACCATTACGTGGCTTTGACCGAAGGAGAACTGAACGCTTATAAGCGGACAAGTTCCAAATAA
- a CDS encoding Fic family protein gives MAKNRYQTNGLAENQPARQNWSGGFESGSGKRVLKNLPGIKSRRLIEKEETIALFKTEEWASGFFSKTHRFTADDIRKVHKVFLGKIYPWAGNYRNVNISKGDFPFAFTRQIPHLMESFSRDILAEYTPCTFKDKEKIIEAIAVVHAELLLIHPFREGNGRLARLLANLMAFQADLPSLDFGIIKGKTRLKYYRAIQKALAKNYEPIKDLIKKALQRAL, from the coding sequence ATGGCAAAAAACAGATATCAGACAAACGGCTTAGCGGAAAACCAGCCAGCCCGACAGAATTGGTCTGGCGGGTTCGAGTCCGGTTCAGGCAAGCGGGTCTTGAAGAACCTGCCCGGCATAAAATCCAGGCGTCTTATTGAAAAGGAAGAAACCATCGCCCTCTTTAAAACCGAAGAATGGGCTTCCGGCTTTTTCTCCAAAACCCACCGTTTTACCGCGGATGATATCCGGAAAGTCCATAAGGTGTTCCTGGGCAAAATCTATCCCTGGGCAGGCAATTACCGCAATGTCAATATCAGCAAAGGCGATTTCCCCTTTGCCTTTACCCGTCAAATCCCGCATTTAATGGAAAGCTTTTCCCGTGATATTTTAGCCGAATACACGCCCTGCACTTTCAAGGACAAGGAAAAGATAATAGAAGCCATAGCCGTCGTCCATGCGGAATTGTTATTGATACATCCTTTCAGGGAAGGCAACGGCAGGCTCGCCCGTTTATTGGCTAACCTGATGGCGTTCCAGGCTGATTTGCCGTCCCTTGATTTCGGGATTATCAAAGGTAAAACCAGGTTAAAGTATTACCGGGCGATTCAAAAGGCATTGGCCAAGAATTATGAACCGATAAAGGACTTGATAAAGAAAGCTCTTCAACGCGCTTTATGA
- a CDS encoding response regulator, with translation MAQLKSTAEKQGINIANDPVVQDIIDSFPFYVMLVDENHHIVMANEKVKDVLGVNPKEIIGQHCARAIHGIDGRYDGCPLEESMEKGGCAVEKEIFEPKLGRWFKSAIYPTDYRTEGGKKIFVHMTHDITAQKEAEEEIRHNYDIQSAANAILRLSLQDITTEQFLQKALELILGIPWLVFERKGCIFLADENSGSLVMVAQHGLTESIRNACARLPFGKCICGQAAVKRELQFVNKIDKRHEISYENITPHGHYCNPILLNNKTVGVINLYIKESHPFSRKEKEFLDAISNTLAGVIQRHVIQQEKEKMQGQLIQAQKIEAIGTLAGGVAHDFNNILAAISGNAQLIRMNLSPENENYQLTQAIESSSQRGATLTRKLLDFTRKATTMTTASINLNETINEVIELLKRTIEKNAVITLNLAPSLHNITGDPSQIYQSILNLCINARDAIMERGKGEIIIETCNKDLSADDIKLYPKAQPGRYVMLAVSDTGIGMDQETVRHIFEPFFTTKPIGKGSGLGLSVTYGIIKSHNGFVTVYSEKNIGTSFKIYFPANGGQAAAKQEAPKRETALAKGKGSVLIADDEEPIRKMAKTLLERAGYEAVIAADGEKAFEIYRQQKNRFDMVLLDLIMPGWSGLDTLKAMKKINPKVKVLISSGYSSDGTNEEIINLGINGFIQKPYIIKELLEEIKRIMAQ, from the coding sequence ATGGCACAATTAAAAAGCACCGCCGAAAAACAGGGCATCAATATCGCAAACGACCCGGTTGTCCAGGATATCATAGATTCTTTCCCGTTTTATGTCATGCTGGTCGACGAAAACCACCATATCGTCATGGCAAACGAAAAGGTCAAAGACGTATTAGGCGTCAACCCCAAGGAAATTATCGGACAGCATTGCGCCAGGGCAATCCACGGTATCGACGGTCGGTATGACGGCTGCCCGCTCGAAGAATCCATGGAAAAAGGCGGCTGTGCAGTCGAGAAGGAAATATTCGAGCCTAAATTAGGGCGCTGGTTCAAATCCGCAATTTATCCTACGGATTACCGGACCGAAGGCGGCAAAAAAATATTCGTCCACATGACCCACGATATCACTGCCCAAAAAGAGGCCGAAGAAGAAATCAGGCACAACTACGACATACAGAGCGCGGCAAACGCCATCCTGCGCCTTTCACTGCAGGATATCACGACAGAACAGTTCCTCCAGAAAGCGCTTGAGCTGATACTGGGCATTCCCTGGCTTGTGTTCGAGAGGAAAGGATGCATATTCCTGGCCGACGAAAATTCCGGTTCGCTGGTCATGGTCGCGCAGCACGGGCTTACCGAATCTATCCGCAATGCCTGCGCCCGGCTTCCGTTCGGCAAATGCATCTGCGGGCAGGCCGCCGTGAAACGCGAATTGCAGTTCGTCAATAAGATAGACAAACGCCATGAAATAAGCTACGAAAATATCACCCCGCACGGCCATTACTGCAACCCGATTCTCCTGAACAATAAAACGGTCGGGGTGATTAATCTCTACATTAAAGAAAGCCATCCTTTCAGCCGGAAAGAAAAGGAGTTCCTGGACGCCATATCCAATACCCTGGCCGGTGTAATCCAGCGCCACGTAATCCAGCAGGAAAAAGAAAAGATGCAGGGACAGCTTATCCAGGCGCAAAAGATAGAAGCCATCGGCACCTTGGCCGGCGGCGTGGCGCACGACTTCAATAATATCCTCGCGGCTATCAGCGGCAATGCCCAGTTAATCAGGATGAACCTTTCGCCGGAAAACGAAAACTACCAATTGACGCAAGCTATCGAGAGCTCCTCCCAGAGGGGCGCCACCTTGACCCGGAAACTGCTCGATTTCACCAGGAAAGCGACAACCATGACCACGGCCTCCATAAACCTGAACGAAACCATCAATGAGGTAATCGAACTCCTCAAACGCACCATCGAGAAAAACGCCGTTATCACGCTGAACCTCGCCCCCTCTTTGCATAATATTACCGGCGACCCCTCGCAAATATACCAATCTATCCTGAACCTGTGCATCAATGCCCGCGATGCCATCATGGAACGCGGCAAAGGTGAAATAATCATAGAAACCTGCAACAAGGACTTATCCGCCGATGATATCAAGCTCTATCCCAAGGCGCAGCCGGGCAGGTATGTCATGCTGGCGGTTTCGGATACCGGAATCGGCATGGACCAGGAAACCGTCCGGCACATCTTCGAACCGTTTTTTACCACCAAACCTATAGGCAAAGGCAGCGGGCTGGGATTATCGGTAACCTACGGCATTATCAAATCCCATAACGGCTTTGTCACGGTTTACAGCGAAAAGAACATCGGCACCAGCTTTAAAATATATTTCCCCGCCAACGGTGGACAGGCCGCCGCAAAACAGGAAGCCCCGAAAAGGGAAACCGCCCTGGCAAAAGGCAAAGGCTCTGTGCTGATTGCCGATGACGAAGAGCCTATCAGGAAGATGGCAAAAACCCTGCTGGAGCGCGCCGGCTATGAAGCCGTAATCGCCGCGGACGGTGAAAAGGCCTTTGAAATATACCGCCAACAGAAAAACCGGTTTGATATGGTCCTCCTGGATTTAATCATGCCCGGCTGGAGCGGGCTGGACACCCTAAAAGCCATGAAGAAGATTAACCCGAAAGTGAAAGTCCTGATTTCCTCCGGCTATAGCAGTGACGGCACGAATGAGGAAATAATCAATTTGGGGATTAACGGATTCATCCAAAAACCTTATATCATCAAGGAATTACTGGAAGAGATAAAAAGAATCATGGCGCAGTGA
- a CDS encoding zinc ribbon domain-containing protein, whose protein sequence is MALIKCPECQYDVSDKAAFCLKCGYPFQTKKTSKTPENPVPYSRFKEVNDKNKVLMEENSKLKEKIKESIKKGE, encoded by the coding sequence ATGGCGTTAATAAAGTGCCCTGAATGCCAGTACGATGTTTCTGATAAAGCGGCTTTTTGCTTAAAGTGTGGATATCCTTTTCAAACCAAGAAAACGAGCAAAACCCCAGAAAACCCTGTCCCATACTCTAGGTTTAAGGAAGTAAATGATAAAAACAAAGTGCTTATGGAAGAAAACAGCAAGTTGAAAGAAAAAATTAAAGAATCAATAAAGAAAGGAGAGTAA
- a CDS encoding threonyl-tRNA synthetase, with product MINLDKIVTIPSIILSGILIIIYLIRCLQRKTTPRLTIIINCFFIGSGIVCGILLFASSILPDLRSVLSNIDLYIAISGVAVLCVSIIPIKNEVFLYSKSKEDVSGNSDDTK from the coding sequence ATGATAAACCTAGATAAAATTGTTACTATTCCATCTATCATATTAAGCGGCATTTTAATAATTATCTATCTTATCCGATGTCTTCAACGAAAAACAACACCAAGGTTAACTATTATTATAAATTGCTTTTTTATTGGCAGTGGTATTGTATGCGGTATTTTACTCTTTGCTAGCTCTATTCTCCCTGATTTACGTTCAGTACTATCTAATATTGATTTATACATCGCAATAAGTGGAGTTGCTGTATTATGTGTTTCAATTATCCCCATTAAAAATGAAGTATTTTTATATTCAAAATCTAAAGAAGATGTATCCGGTAATTCTGACGACACAAAATAG
- a CDS encoding response regulator, whose translation MPMPYSKPVIMVVDDDPDVCALLKHSLVNHKWEVSVFENPQAALEYGKNNRIDLVITDINMPQMTGQELIREIKSAKPEIPVIVMSSAINPYIMEETALHGVVDYFRKPFDLTALKNRIMAKLSLASE comes from the coding sequence ATGCCTATGCCTTATTCGAAACCGGTGATAATGGTAGTGGATGACGACCCGGATGTTTGCGCCCTATTGAAACATTCCCTGGTCAACCACAAATGGGAAGTGAGCGTTTTTGAAAACCCGCAAGCCGCCCTCGAATACGGGAAGAACAACCGGATTGACCTGGTAATAACGGATATTAATATGCCCCAGATGACCGGGCAGGAATTAATCCGGGAAATAAAAAGCGCCAAGCCGGAGATTCCGGTCATCGTCATGTCCAGCGCGATTAACCCGTATATCATGGAAGAAACCGCCCTGCACGGGGTGGTGGATTATTTCAGGAAGCCTTTTGACCTGACCGCGCTTAAAAACCGGATTATGGCAAAACTCTCCCTGGCTTCTGAATAA
- a CDS encoding response regulator: protein MQKVHVMVIDDDLAIRELLYRILAKKDYEVTTAVGAEQALQLLEKEKPDLIVVDLKMPGMDGLSFVKKIRTWDKSLPIIMLTGFGDELVELEAKKAGVQAFLRKDMGINLFTESVNKLIDPKRLAQKREAKRDYIMVVDDDAEVRSLLQKFLVKKDYEVASFQTAEQALEEIDKRKPHLVLLDINLPGMDGITALKKLKENHKDIGVIMISSNTELETAKQSVSMGAYDYIMKPFNMEYLELCVLTKIFLGEN from the coding sequence ATGCAAAAAGTTCATGTCATGGTGATTGACGACGACCTGGCTATCCGGGAGTTATTATACCGCATCCTTGCCAAGAAGGATTATGAAGTGACCACCGCGGTCGGCGCGGAACAGGCATTGCAATTGCTGGAGAAAGAGAAGCCCGATTTAATCGTGGTCGATTTGAAAATGCCCGGAATGGACGGCCTCTCATTCGTAAAGAAAATCCGCACCTGGGATAAAAGCCTGCCGATAATCATGCTGACCGGGTTCGGCGATGAGCTGGTCGAACTGGAAGCTAAAAAAGCCGGTGTCCAGGCTTTCTTGAGGAAAGACATGGGCATAAACCTCTTCACGGAATCGGTCAATAAGCTAATCGACCCGAAACGCCTCGCCCAAAAACGGGAGGCGAAACGCGATTACATCATGGTCGTGGACGACGACGCGGAAGTCCGCTCTTTGCTCCAAAAATTCCTGGTGAAAAAGGATTACGAAGTCGCCTCTTTCCAGACGGCTGAACAAGCGCTGGAAGAAATCGATAAAAGGAAGCCGCACCTCGTGCTGCTGGATATCAACCTGCCCGGAATGGACGGCATCACCGCGCTGAAGAAACTGAAAGAAAACCATAAAGATATCGGCGTCATCATGATAAGCAGCAATACGGAACTGGAAACCGCGAAACAATCCGTCTCCATGGGCGCTTATGATTACATCATGAAGCCTTTTAACATGGAATACCTGGAACTGTGCGTCTTGACCAAGATATTTTTGGGGGAAAACTGA
- a CDS encoding response regulator, translating into MTEENDDHKIEGAIRKVLVVDDDPEIRDLLYRVLTKENYQVATMPSGSAALEYLKNQRPDIILLDQRMPGMDGLETLKQIREFDKDLPTIMLTGYGTADLEIAALKMGMSDFLRKGSSAPKLLKTMDEVIKKQKAIQAGKQPKQGGGNIIIVDDEAEIRQLMEKFLLRQGYTVRNARSGEEALEILKKGEFKPDLILMDIKLTGMDGLVTLKEIKKLNNALGVIVVSGELAPQIKQQALELGALDYIYKPVDLELLHLTIRIRASEAQSNRVNS; encoded by the coding sequence ATGACAGAGGAAAACGACGACCATAAAATAGAAGGCGCCATCAGGAAAGTCCTGGTCGTGGATGACGACCCGGAAATAAGGGACCTGCTTTACCGGGTGCTTACCAAGGAAAATTACCAGGTGGCGACCATGCCAAGCGGTTCGGCGGCGCTGGAGTATCTTAAAAACCAACGGCCGGATATCATTCTCCTCGACCAGCGCATGCCCGGAATGGACGGACTGGAGACACTTAAGCAAATCCGGGAGTTCGATAAGGACCTGCCGACCATCATGCTGACCGGTTACGGGACAGCAGACCTGGAAATTGCCGCGCTGAAAATGGGCATGAGCGATTTTTTAAGGAAAGGCTCTTCCGCCCCGAAACTCTTAAAGACCATGGATGAGGTGATAAAGAAACAAAAAGCAATCCAGGCCGGCAAACAGCCCAAACAGGGAGGCGGGAACATAATCATCGTGGATGACGAGGCGGAAATCAGGCAGCTTATGGAAAAATTCCTCCTGAGGCAGGGTTATACGGTCAGGAATGCCCGTTCAGGTGAAGAAGCACTGGAGATATTGAAGAAAGGCGAGTTCAAGCCTGATTTAATATTGATGGATATAAAATTAACCGGCATGGACGGCCTGGTTACGCTCAAGGAAATCAAAAAGCTTAATAATGCTTTAGGGGTAATCGTAGTAAGCGGAGAGCTTGCCCCGCAGATTAAACAACAGGCGCTGGAATTGGGCGCGCTGGATTATATCTATAAACCGGTCGATTTGGAATTACTGCACCTGACCATCCGCATCCGTGCTTCTGAAGCACAGTCAAACCGGGTGAATTCATAA
- a CDS encoding HAMP domain-containing histidine kinase, whose amino-acid sequence MKDKINTTTKLHLLEKSEWSLWILALVIIIIYTVCIMVVAQPDIWNDVISGAAQSTFIILVSSLFILTVLLCFYIIYRERVIKKLRKGLFADERMSAMAHLAARITHDLNNKMTIATGLVELVLKSDLPREVKSDLENINAQHKEINRLLENLLVAGRQKNSLSQLKQADKHEAVDLAGLVKSVLDSMQAKMTAHHIVLNHAIPEWATPGESIRVNGDRHQLFEGFLNLVKNAVEAMEKSERKELIVRYERSADNKVLVRISDTGPGIKPEVMRNIFEPFVTTKQPGKGTGLGLNITKSIISQHGGKISAKNNTDRGAAFIVELSTVHAGDAPTPPSGDARPLRASGETQPNRA is encoded by the coding sequence ATGAAAGACAAAATTAATACGACAACAAAGTTGCATCTCCTGGAAAAAAGCGAGTGGTCTCTCTGGATACTGGCTTTGGTTATCATCATCATTTACACTGTCTGTATCATGGTAGTTGCCCAGCCGGATATCTGGAACGACGTCATCTCGGGCGCGGCGCAGTCTACGTTTATAATTCTCGTTTCAAGCCTTTTCATCCTAACCGTCCTCTTATGCTTTTACATCATCTACCGCGAAAGGGTGATTAAGAAATTGCGGAAGGGGCTTTTTGCCGATGAACGCATGTCCGCCATGGCGCACCTGGCCGCGAGGATTACCCACGACTTAAACAATAAAATGACCATTGCCACCGGCTTGGTCGAATTGGTTTTAAAATCAGACCTGCCCCGGGAAGTCAAATCCGACCTTGAAAATATCAATGCCCAGCATAAGGAAATAAACAGGCTCCTGGAAAATCTACTCGTTGCCGGCCGGCAGAAAAACTCCCTGAGCCAGTTAAAACAAGCCGATAAACATGAAGCCGTTGATTTAGCCGGCCTGGTTAAATCCGTCCTGGATTCGATGCAGGCTAAAATGACAGCCCATCATATTGTTCTTAATCATGCTATTCCGGAGTGGGCCACACCCGGAGAAAGCATACGGGTGAACGGTGACCGCCACCAGCTTTTTGAGGGATTCCTAAACCTTGTCAAAAACGCCGTCGAAGCCATGGAAAAAAGCGAACGAAAGGAATTGATTGTTAGATATGAACGCTCGGCGGACAACAAGGTTCTCGTTCGTATTTCCGATACCGGCCCCGGAATCAAACCGGAAGTGATGAGAAATATTTTCGAGCCGTTTGTTACGACCAAGCAACCCGGAAAAGGAACCGGCTTGGGATTAAATATCACCAAATCTATCATCAGCCAACACGGCGGTAAAATCAGCGCGAAGAATAATACGGATAGAGGGGCGGCTTTTATCGTGGAATTATCAACGGTACACGCGGGAGATGCACCCACGCCTCCGTCCGGTGATGCCCGACCGCTTCGGGCTTCGGGTGAGACTCAGCCGAACCGCGCTTAG
- a CDS encoding PAS domain S-box protein yields the protein MILAILLLAAALVKLGQGVKPVRAWHPSVIKFMVRDSRLRLAPDFPINILKLVKITKRNLTMRKQGSSIPPRFSNLYQFIRLILGNKITDRRIAQRWNIDVKNFHDLKFSKHSIPRVERLLSLANVLEIDDHLVYEVAKGASAQRVYYLVKKARLKGKGNLTIAKWPKVYKIMSESERRYKKLFAHAGDAILVADIKTGNFIDCNKKAEELTGYSSDKLIGRHLSLLYPQWRHQELMKRFRRRARHVEYVKHSISNLLRKDKRFIPAHLTTNIIKLDGRPVIQGIFRDASRLKLKNQPAYGKFLDAAAPTTNP from the coding sequence ATGATTTTGGCAATATTATTATTGGCGGCAGCTTTGGTAAAACTTGGGCAAGGCGTAAAACCAGTAAGGGCTTGGCATCCTTCGGTAATAAAATTTATGGTTCGTGATTCCCGCTTAAGGCTGGCGCCGGATTTTCCGATTAATATATTAAAGCTTGTTAAAATCACCAAGAGAAATCTAACTATGCGTAAACAGGGCAGTAGCATTCCACCCAGGTTTTCCAACCTCTACCAATTCATTCGCCTGATATTAGGCAATAAGATTACCGACCGGCGAATTGCCCAGCGCTGGAATATAGATGTCAAAAACTTCCATGATTTAAAGTTCAGCAAACATTCGATACCGCGGGTGGAACGCCTTTTAAGCCTGGCCAATGTATTGGAAATAGATGACCATCTGGTTTACGAAGTCGCAAAAGGCGCGTCTGCCCAGCGGGTTTATTATCTGGTAAAGAAGGCTCGCTTGAAAGGGAAAGGCAACCTTACCATCGCTAAATGGCCCAAGGTTTATAAAATCATGTCGGAATCCGAACGGCGTTATAAAAAACTATTCGCTCACGCCGGCGATGCCATCCTGGTGGCTGATATCAAAACCGGCAACTTTATTGATTGCAACAAAAAAGCGGAGGAATTGACCGGGTATTCATCCGATAAACTCATAGGACGGCATCTTAGCTTGTTATATCCCCAATGGCGCCATCAAGAGCTTATGAAGCGTTTCCGCAGGCGTGCCCGCCATGTAGAGTATGTTAAACACAGCATTTCTAATTTGCTCCGGAAAGACAAGCGTTTTATTCCGGCACACCTCACCACGAATATCATAAAACTGGACGGCCGCCCGGTCATCCAGGGGATTTTTCGTGATGCGAGCCGGCTGAAGCTGAAAAACCAACCTGCCTATGGAAAGTTTCTGGATGCGGCCGCTCCGACAACAAATCCATAA